In Spodoptera frugiperda isolate SF20-4 chromosome 4, AGI-APGP_CSIRO_Sfru_2.0, whole genome shotgun sequence, a single window of DNA contains:
- the LOC118272712 gene encoding golgin subfamily A member 6-like protein 22 isoform X4 produces MNTATWLLCFAAAVASSSGLSIHLRQNPETLCRGQENFLRIACIESCFQYYQCYSGNSYLMLCPPGTWFNEPDQVCDWSPAPAHCIEPEPEPEPEPEPEPEPEPEPEPEPEPEPEPEPEEEPEQVDPEEEQEAVPFQAEGSGEEWTEDTVRNYLKAFKTLKQEEEVVVEDGVIEGDEEFNGEYLKAQEEDLEESEVVLEKAKKLMRQEEEAEDEVEEVKMRQDEEEAVAEEVEVIKRQEEEFEEDSDDEVEEAKKRQEDEEDIEGEVEEVKKRQEEEEEIEGEVEEVKKRQEEEEEIEGEVEEVKKRQEEEEEAVEGQVEEAKKRQEEEIEDEVEEVKKRQEEEEAEDEVEEVKKRQEEEIEDEVEEVKKRQEEEEAEDEVEEVKKRQEEEEAEGELEELKKRQEEEAEDEIEEAKKRQEELEDAEESVDEVKRVRRQAEFEDDEDDVEEVKKRQEEEDEAEDEVDEAKKRQEEEEDEDEDEVEETKKRQEEEDEDEEDEDEAEEAKKRQEEEEEEDDEDEAEEAKKRQEEEEETEGQIEEAKKRQEELEDAEEAVDEVKRVRRQAEFEDDVDDVEEVRKRQEEEEAEEEVEEAKKRQEDDEDNDDEVNEDAEGEEDAMRSQEEESENENEQQPEEVDGDDESMRSQEENDDSGSENDDNDAGNDNDDNNESGDDADVDSEADFRRRVKKFFRYMLRILN; encoded by the exons ATGAaca CAGCCACATGGCTTCTATGCTTCGCGGCGGCCGTGGCCAGCAGCTCCGGACTCTCAATCCATTTGAGACAAAATCCGGAGACTCTGTGCCGTGGCCAGGAGAACTTCCTGAGGATCGCCTGCATCGAGAGCTGCTTCCAATATTACCAGTGCTACTCCGGCAACTCCTACCTGATGCTATGTCCACCAGGAACTTGGTTCAATGAACCAGACCAG GTATGTGACTGGTCACCTGCACCAGCGCACTGCATCGAACCAGAACCTGAGCCGGAACCAGAGCCAGAGCCAGAGCCAGAGCCCGAACCGGAACCCGAGCCAGAGCCAGAGCCAGAGCCAGAACCGGAACCCGAGGAAGAACCAGAACAAGTAGATCCGGAAGAAGAACAAGAAGCTGTACCTTTCCAGGCTGAAGGCTCCGGCGAAGAATGGACAGAAGACACCGTCAGAAACTACCTGAAAGCTTTCAAAACTTTGAAACAAGAAGAAGAAGTTGTTGTCGAAGATGGAGTCATTGAAGGTGATGAAGAATTCAATGGCGAGTACCTTAAAGCCCAAGAAGAAGACCTTGAAGAATCAGAAGTTGTACTTGAGAAAGCTAAGAAACTGATGAGACAAGAAGAAGAAGCTGAGGATGAAGTAGAAGAAGTTAAAATGCGCCAAGACGAAGAAGAAGCTGTGGCTGAAGAAGTAGAAGTTATAAAGCGTCAAGAAGAAGAATTTGAAGAGGATTCTGATGATGAAGTAGAGGAAGCAAAGAAGCGTCAAGAAGACGAAGAAGATATTGAGGGTGAAGTAGAAGAAGTTAAGAAGCgtcaagaagaagaagaagaaattgAGGGTGAAGTAGAAGAAGTTAAGAAGCgtcaagaagaagaagaagaaattgAGGGTGAAGTAGAAGAAGTTAAGAAACgccaagaagaagaagaagaagccgTTGAGGGTCAAGTAGAAGAAGCCAAAAAGCGTCAG GAAGAGGAAATTgaagatgaagtagaagaagtGAAGAAACgccaagaagaagaagaagctgAGGATGAAGTAGAAGAAGTCAAGAAGCGCCAGGAAGAGGAAATTgaagatgaagtagaagaagtGAAGAAACgccaagaagaagaagaagctgAGGATGAAGTAGAAGAAGTCAAGAAGCGCCAGGAAGAAGAAGAAGCTGAAGGTGAACTAGAAGAACTTAAGAAGCGCCAAGAAGAAGAAGCTGAGGATGAAATAGAAGAAGCTAAGAAACGCCAAGAAGAGCTTGAAGACGCTGAAGAATCTGTAGATGAAGTGAAACGTGTAAGACGTCAAGCAGAATTTGAGGATGATGAAGATGACGTAGAAGAAGTCAAGAAACGCCAAGAAGAAGAAGATGAAGCTGAGGATGAAGTAGATGAAGCTAAGAAGCgccaagaagaagaagaagatgaGGATGaggatgaagtagaagaaactAAGAAGCGCCAAGAAGAAGAAGATGAGGATGAAGAAGATGAGGATGAAGCAGAAGAAGCTAAGAAGCgccaagaagaagaagaagaagaagatgaTGAGGATGAAGCAGAAGAAGCTAAGAAGCgccaagaagaagaagaagaaactgAGGGTCAAATAGAAGAAGCTAAGAAACGCCAAGAAGAGCTTGAAGATGCTGAAGAAGCTGTAGATGAAGTAAAACGTGTCAGACGTCAAGCAGAATTTGAGGATGATGTCGATGACGTTGAAGAAGTCAGGAAACgccaagaagaagaagaagctgAGGAGGAAGTAGAAGAAGCTAAGAAGCGCCAAGAAGATGATGAAGATAATGACGATGAAGTTAACGAGGACGCTGAAGGAGAAGAAGACGCAATGAGGAGTCAAGAAGAAGAAAGTGAGAACGAAAACGAACAGCAACCAGAAGAAGTAGATGGTGATGACGAATCTATGAGAAGCCAAGAAGAAAATGATGATTCCGGTAGTGAAAATGACGATAACGATGCTGGTAATGACAATGACGACAATAATGAATCAGGAGATGATGCCGATGTAGACTCAGAAGCCGATTTCAGGCGCAGAGTAAAGAAGTTCTTCAGATACATGCTCAGAATTTTAAACTAG
- the LOC118272712 gene encoding golgin subfamily A member 6-like protein 22 isoform X3: protein MNTATWLLCFAAAVASSSGLSIHLRQNPETLCRGQENFLRIACIESCFQYYQCYSGNSYLMLCPPGTWFNEPDQVCDWSPAPAHCIEPEPEPEPEPEPEPEPEPEPEPEPEPEPEPEPEEEPEQVDPEEEQEAVPFQAEGSGEEWTEDTVRNYLKAFKTLKQEEEVVVEDGVIEGDEEFNGEYLKAQEEDLEESEVVLEKAKKLMRQEEEAEDEVEEVKMRQDEEEAVAEEVEVIKRQEEEFEEDSDDEVEEAKKRQEDEEDIEGEVEEVKKRQEEEEEEAVEGQVEEAKKRQVEEIDDEVEEVKKRQDEEEEDWDEVEEVKKRQEEEEAEDEVEEVKKRQEEEIEDEVEEVKKRQEEEEAEDEVEEVKKRQEEEIEDEVEEVKKRQEEEEAEDEVEEVKKRQEEEEAEGELEELKKRQEEEAEDEIEEAKKRQEELEDAEESVDEVKRVRRQAEFEDDEDDVEEVKKRQEEEDEAEDEVDEAKKRQEEEEDEDEDEVEETKKRQEEEDEDEEDEDEAEEAKKRQEEEEEEDDEDEAEEAKKRQEEEEETEGQIEEAKKRQEELEDAEEAVDEVKRVRRQAEFEDDVDDVEEVRKRQEEEEAEEEVEEAKKRQEDDEDNDDEVNEDAEGEEDAMRSQEEESENENEQQPEEVDGDDESMRSQEENDDSGSENDDNDAGNDNDDNNESGDDADVDSEADFRRRVKKFFRYMLRILN from the exons ATGAaca CAGCCACATGGCTTCTATGCTTCGCGGCGGCCGTGGCCAGCAGCTCCGGACTCTCAATCCATTTGAGACAAAATCCGGAGACTCTGTGCCGTGGCCAGGAGAACTTCCTGAGGATCGCCTGCATCGAGAGCTGCTTCCAATATTACCAGTGCTACTCCGGCAACTCCTACCTGATGCTATGTCCACCAGGAACTTGGTTCAATGAACCAGACCAG GTATGTGACTGGTCACCTGCACCAGCGCACTGCATCGAACCAGAACCTGAGCCGGAACCAGAGCCAGAGCCAGAGCCAGAGCCCGAACCGGAACCCGAGCCAGAGCCAGAGCCAGAGCCAGAACCGGAACCCGAGGAAGAACCAGAACAAGTAGATCCGGAAGAAGAACAAGAAGCTGTACCTTTCCAGGCTGAAGGCTCCGGCGAAGAATGGACAGAAGACACCGTCAGAAACTACCTGAAAGCTTTCAAAACTTTGAAACAAGAAGAAGAAGTTGTTGTCGAAGATGGAGTCATTGAAGGTGATGAAGAATTCAATGGCGAGTACCTTAAAGCCCAAGAAGAAGACCTTGAAGAATCAGAAGTTGTACTTGAGAAAGCTAAGAAACTGATGAGACAAGAAGAAGAAGCTGAGGATGAAGTAGAAGAAGTTAAAATGCGCCAAGACGAAGAAGAAGCTGTGGCTGAAGAAGTAGAAGTTATAAAGCGTCAAGAAGAAGAATTTGAAGAGGATTCTGATGATGAAGTAGAGGAAGCAAAGAAGCGTCAAGAAGACGAAGAAGATATTGAGGGTGAAGTAGAAGAAGTTAAGAAGCgtcaagaagaagaagaagaa gaagccgTTGAGGGTCAAGTAGAAGAAGCCAAAAAGCGTCAGGTAGAGGAAATTGATGATGAAGTAGAAGAAGTCAAGAAACGCCAagatgaagaagaagaagattgggatgaagtagaagaagtaaaaaaacgccaagaagaagaagaagctgAGGATGAAGTAGAAGAAGTCAAGAAGCGCCAGGAAGAGGAAATTgaagatgaagtagaagaagtGAAGAAACgccaagaagaagaagaagctgAGGATGAAGTAGAAGAAGTCAAGAAGCGCCAGGAAGAGGAAATTgaagatgaagtagaagaagtGAAGAAACgccaagaagaagaagaagctgAGGATGAAGTAGAAGAAGTCAAGAAGCGCCAGGAAGAAGAAGAAGCTGAAGGTGAACTAGAAGAACTTAAGAAGCGCCAAGAAGAAGAAGCTGAGGATGAAATAGAAGAAGCTAAGAAACGCCAAGAAGAGCTTGAAGACGCTGAAGAATCTGTAGATGAAGTGAAACGTGTAAGACGTCAAGCAGAATTTGAGGATGATGAAGATGACGTAGAAGAAGTCAAGAAACGCCAAGAAGAAGAAGATGAAGCTGAGGATGAAGTAGATGAAGCTAAGAAGCgccaagaagaagaagaagatgaGGATGaggatgaagtagaagaaactAAGAAGCGCCAAGAAGAAGAAGATGAGGATGAAGAAGATGAGGATGAAGCAGAAGAAGCTAAGAAGCgccaagaagaagaagaagaagaagatgaTGAGGATGAAGCAGAAGAAGCTAAGAAGCgccaagaagaagaagaagaaactgAGGGTCAAATAGAAGAAGCTAAGAAACGCCAAGAAGAGCTTGAAGATGCTGAAGAAGCTGTAGATGAAGTAAAACGTGTCAGACGTCAAGCAGAATTTGAGGATGATGTCGATGACGTTGAAGAAGTCAGGAAACgccaagaagaagaagaagctgAGGAGGAAGTAGAAGAAGCTAAGAAGCGCCAAGAAGATGATGAAGATAATGACGATGAAGTTAACGAGGACGCTGAAGGAGAAGAAGACGCAATGAGGAGTCAAGAAGAAGAAAGTGAGAACGAAAACGAACAGCAACCAGAAGAAGTAGATGGTGATGACGAATCTATGAGAAGCCAAGAAGAAAATGATGATTCCGGTAGTGAAAATGACGATAACGATGCTGGTAATGACAATGACGACAATAATGAATCAGGAGATGATGCCGATGTAGACTCAGAAGCCGATTTCAGGCGCAGAGTAAAGAAGTTCTTCAGATACATGCTCAGAATTTTAAACTAG
- the LOC118272712 gene encoding golgin subfamily A member 6-like protein 22 isoform X2 yields MNTATWLLCFAAAVASSSGLSIHLRQNPETLCRGQENFLRIACIESCFQYYQCYSGNSYLMLCPPGTWFNEPDQVCDWSPAPAHCIEPEPEPEPEPEPEPEPEPEPEPEPEPEPEPEPEEEPEQVDPEEEQEAVPFQAEGSGEEWTEDTVRNYLKAFKTLKQEEEVVVEDGVIEGDEEFNGEYLKAQEEDLEESEVVLEKAKKLMRQEEEAEDEVEEVKMRQDEEEAVAEEVEVIKRQEEEFEEDSDDEVEEAKKRQEDEEDIEGEVEEVKKRQEEEEEIEGEVEEVKKRQEEEEEEAVEGQVEEAKKRQVEEIDDEVEEVKKRQDEEEEDWDEVEEVKKRQEEEEAEDEVEEVKKRQEEEIEDEVEEVKKRQEEEEAEDEVEEVKKRQEEEIEDEVEEVKKRQEEEEAEDEVEEVKKRQEEEEAEGELEELKKRQEEEAEDEIEEAKKRQEELEDAEESVDEVKRVRRQAEFEDDEDDVEEVKKRQEEEDEAEDEVDEAKKRQEEEEDEDEDEVEETKKRQEEEDEDEEDEDEAEEAKKRQEEEEEEDDEDEAEEAKKRQEEEEETEGQIEEAKKRQEELEDAEEAVDEVKRVRRQAEFEDDVDDVEEVRKRQEEEEAEEEVEEAKKRQEDDEDNDDEVNEDAEGEEDAMRSQEEESENENEQQPEEVDGDDESMRSQEENDDSGSENDDNDAGNDNDDNNESGDDADVDSEADFRRRVKKFFRYMLRILN; encoded by the exons ATGAaca CAGCCACATGGCTTCTATGCTTCGCGGCGGCCGTGGCCAGCAGCTCCGGACTCTCAATCCATTTGAGACAAAATCCGGAGACTCTGTGCCGTGGCCAGGAGAACTTCCTGAGGATCGCCTGCATCGAGAGCTGCTTCCAATATTACCAGTGCTACTCCGGCAACTCCTACCTGATGCTATGTCCACCAGGAACTTGGTTCAATGAACCAGACCAG GTATGTGACTGGTCACCTGCACCAGCGCACTGCATCGAACCAGAACCTGAGCCGGAACCAGAGCCAGAGCCAGAGCCAGAGCCCGAACCGGAACCCGAGCCAGAGCCAGAGCCAGAGCCAGAACCGGAACCCGAGGAAGAACCAGAACAAGTAGATCCGGAAGAAGAACAAGAAGCTGTACCTTTCCAGGCTGAAGGCTCCGGCGAAGAATGGACAGAAGACACCGTCAGAAACTACCTGAAAGCTTTCAAAACTTTGAAACAAGAAGAAGAAGTTGTTGTCGAAGATGGAGTCATTGAAGGTGATGAAGAATTCAATGGCGAGTACCTTAAAGCCCAAGAAGAAGACCTTGAAGAATCAGAAGTTGTACTTGAGAAAGCTAAGAAACTGATGAGACAAGAAGAAGAAGCTGAGGATGAAGTAGAAGAAGTTAAAATGCGCCAAGACGAAGAAGAAGCTGTGGCTGAAGAAGTAGAAGTTATAAAGCGTCAAGAAGAAGAATTTGAAGAGGATTCTGATGATGAAGTAGAGGAAGCAAAGAAGCGTCAAGAAGACGAAGAAGATATTGAGGGTGAAGTAGAAGAAGTTAAGAAGCgtcaagaagaagaagaagaaattgAGGGTGAAGTAGAAGAAGTTAAGAAGCgtcaagaagaagaagaagaa gaagccgTTGAGGGTCAAGTAGAAGAAGCCAAAAAGCGTCAGGTAGAGGAAATTGATGATGAAGTAGAAGAAGTCAAGAAACGCCAagatgaagaagaagaagattgggatgaagtagaagaagtaaaaaaacgccaagaagaagaagaagctgAGGATGAAGTAGAAGAAGTCAAGAAGCGCCAGGAAGAGGAAATTgaagatgaagtagaagaagtGAAGAAACgccaagaagaagaagaagctgAGGATGAAGTAGAAGAAGTCAAGAAGCGCCAGGAAGAGGAAATTgaagatgaagtagaagaagtGAAGAAACgccaagaagaagaagaagctgAGGATGAAGTAGAAGAAGTCAAGAAGCGCCAGGAAGAAGAAGAAGCTGAAGGTGAACTAGAAGAACTTAAGAAGCGCCAAGAAGAAGAAGCTGAGGATGAAATAGAAGAAGCTAAGAAACGCCAAGAAGAGCTTGAAGACGCTGAAGAATCTGTAGATGAAGTGAAACGTGTAAGACGTCAAGCAGAATTTGAGGATGATGAAGATGACGTAGAAGAAGTCAAGAAACGCCAAGAAGAAGAAGATGAAGCTGAGGATGAAGTAGATGAAGCTAAGAAGCgccaagaagaagaagaagatgaGGATGaggatgaagtagaagaaactAAGAAGCGCCAAGAAGAAGAAGATGAGGATGAAGAAGATGAGGATGAAGCAGAAGAAGCTAAGAAGCgccaagaagaagaagaagaagaagatgaTGAGGATGAAGCAGAAGAAGCTAAGAAGCgccaagaagaagaagaagaaactgAGGGTCAAATAGAAGAAGCTAAGAAACGCCAAGAAGAGCTTGAAGATGCTGAAGAAGCTGTAGATGAAGTAAAACGTGTCAGACGTCAAGCAGAATTTGAGGATGATGTCGATGACGTTGAAGAAGTCAGGAAACgccaagaagaagaagaagctgAGGAGGAAGTAGAAGAAGCTAAGAAGCGCCAAGAAGATGATGAAGATAATGACGATGAAGTTAACGAGGACGCTGAAGGAGAAGAAGACGCAATGAGGAGTCAAGAAGAAGAAAGTGAGAACGAAAACGAACAGCAACCAGAAGAAGTAGATGGTGATGACGAATCTATGAGAAGCCAAGAAGAAAATGATGATTCCGGTAGTGAAAATGACGATAACGATGCTGGTAATGACAATGACGACAATAATGAATCAGGAGATGATGCCGATGTAGACTCAGAAGCCGATTTCAGGCGCAGAGTAAAGAAGTTCTTCAGATACATGCTCAGAATTTTAAACTAG
- the LOC118272712 gene encoding golgin subfamily A member 6-like protein 22 isoform X1, with protein sequence MNTATWLLCFAAAVASSSGLSIHLRQNPETLCRGQENFLRIACIESCFQYYQCYSGNSYLMLCPPGTWFNEPDQVCDWSPAPAHCIEPEPEPEPEPEPEPEPEPEPEPEPEPEPEPEPEEEPEQVDPEEEQEAVPFQAEGSGEEWTEDTVRNYLKAFKTLKQEEEVVVEDGVIEGDEEFNGEYLKAQEEDLEESEVVLEKAKKLMRQEEEAEDEVEEVKMRQDEEEAVAEEVEVIKRQEEEFEEDSDDEVEEAKKRQEDEEDIEGEVEEVKKRQEEEEEIEGEVEEVKKRQEEEEEIEGEVEEVKKRQEEEEEAVEGQVEEAKKRQVEEIDDEVEEVKKRQDEEEEDWDEVEEVKKRQEEEEAEDEVEEVKKRQEEEIEDEVEEVKKRQEEEEAEDEVEEVKKRQEEEIEDEVEEVKKRQEEEEAEDEVEEVKKRQEEEEAEGELEELKKRQEEEAEDEIEEAKKRQEELEDAEESVDEVKRVRRQAEFEDDEDDVEEVKKRQEEEDEAEDEVDEAKKRQEEEEDEDEDEVEETKKRQEEEDEDEEDEDEAEEAKKRQEEEEEEDDEDEAEEAKKRQEEEEETEGQIEEAKKRQEELEDAEEAVDEVKRVRRQAEFEDDVDDVEEVRKRQEEEEAEEEVEEAKKRQEDDEDNDDEVNEDAEGEEDAMRSQEEESENENEQQPEEVDGDDESMRSQEENDDSGSENDDNDAGNDNDDNNESGDDADVDSEADFRRRVKKFFRYMLRILN encoded by the exons ATGAaca CAGCCACATGGCTTCTATGCTTCGCGGCGGCCGTGGCCAGCAGCTCCGGACTCTCAATCCATTTGAGACAAAATCCGGAGACTCTGTGCCGTGGCCAGGAGAACTTCCTGAGGATCGCCTGCATCGAGAGCTGCTTCCAATATTACCAGTGCTACTCCGGCAACTCCTACCTGATGCTATGTCCACCAGGAACTTGGTTCAATGAACCAGACCAG GTATGTGACTGGTCACCTGCACCAGCGCACTGCATCGAACCAGAACCTGAGCCGGAACCAGAGCCAGAGCCAGAGCCAGAGCCCGAACCGGAACCCGAGCCAGAGCCAGAGCCAGAGCCAGAACCGGAACCCGAGGAAGAACCAGAACAAGTAGATCCGGAAGAAGAACAAGAAGCTGTACCTTTCCAGGCTGAAGGCTCCGGCGAAGAATGGACAGAAGACACCGTCAGAAACTACCTGAAAGCTTTCAAAACTTTGAAACAAGAAGAAGAAGTTGTTGTCGAAGATGGAGTCATTGAAGGTGATGAAGAATTCAATGGCGAGTACCTTAAAGCCCAAGAAGAAGACCTTGAAGAATCAGAAGTTGTACTTGAGAAAGCTAAGAAACTGATGAGACAAGAAGAAGAAGCTGAGGATGAAGTAGAAGAAGTTAAAATGCGCCAAGACGAAGAAGAAGCTGTGGCTGAAGAAGTAGAAGTTATAAAGCGTCAAGAAGAAGAATTTGAAGAGGATTCTGATGATGAAGTAGAGGAAGCAAAGAAGCGTCAAGAAGACGAAGAAGATATTGAGGGTGAAGTAGAAGAAGTTAAGAAGCgtcaagaagaagaagaagaaattgAGGGTGAAGTAGAAGAAGTTAAGAAGCgtcaagaagaagaagaagaaattgAGGGTGAAGTAGAAGAAGTTAAGAAACgccaagaagaagaagaagaagccgTTGAGGGTCAAGTAGAAGAAGCCAAAAAGCGTCAGGTAGAGGAAATTGATGATGAAGTAGAAGAAGTCAAGAAACGCCAagatgaagaagaagaagattgggatgaagtagaagaagtaaaaaaacgccaagaagaagaagaagctgAGGATGAAGTAGAAGAAGTCAAGAAGCGCCAGGAAGAGGAAATTgaagatgaagtagaagaagtGAAGAAACgccaagaagaagaagaagctgAGGATGAAGTAGAAGAAGTCAAGAAGCGCCAGGAAGAGGAAATTgaagatgaagtagaagaagtGAAGAAACgccaagaagaagaagaagctgAGGATGAAGTAGAAGAAGTCAAGAAGCGCCAGGAAGAAGAAGAAGCTGAAGGTGAACTAGAAGAACTTAAGAAGCGCCAAGAAGAAGAAGCTGAGGATGAAATAGAAGAAGCTAAGAAACGCCAAGAAGAGCTTGAAGACGCTGAAGAATCTGTAGATGAAGTGAAACGTGTAAGACGTCAAGCAGAATTTGAGGATGATGAAGATGACGTAGAAGAAGTCAAGAAACGCCAAGAAGAAGAAGATGAAGCTGAGGATGAAGTAGATGAAGCTAAGAAGCgccaagaagaagaagaagatgaGGATGaggatgaagtagaagaaactAAGAAGCGCCAAGAAGAAGAAGATGAGGATGAAGAAGATGAGGATGAAGCAGAAGAAGCTAAGAAGCgccaagaagaagaagaagaagaagatgaTGAGGATGAAGCAGAAGAAGCTAAGAAGCgccaagaagaagaagaagaaactgAGGGTCAAATAGAAGAAGCTAAGAAACGCCAAGAAGAGCTTGAAGATGCTGAAGAAGCTGTAGATGAAGTAAAACGTGTCAGACGTCAAGCAGAATTTGAGGATGATGTCGATGACGTTGAAGAAGTCAGGAAACgccaagaagaagaagaagctgAGGAGGAAGTAGAAGAAGCTAAGAAGCGCCAAGAAGATGATGAAGATAATGACGATGAAGTTAACGAGGACGCTGAAGGAGAAGAAGACGCAATGAGGAGTCAAGAAGAAGAAAGTGAGAACGAAAACGAACAGCAACCAGAAGAAGTAGATGGTGATGACGAATCTATGAGAAGCCAAGAAGAAAATGATGATTCCGGTAGTGAAAATGACGATAACGATGCTGGTAATGACAATGACGACAATAATGAATCAGGAGATGATGCCGATGTAGACTCAGAAGCCGATTTCAGGCGCAGAGTAAAGAAGTTCTTCAGATACATGCTCAGAATTTTAAACTAG